The following is a genomic window from Thermodesulfobacteriota bacterium.
GGCCGGCCCTTCGGCCGTCTGGGGCTCAGTTGCGACACGGCGCCAAGGGCAGCACCGCTGCCAGGGGTCGGACTGGTCGCTCTCCCATGTGCTCCCATGCGCCACCGCTCACCTGCTGCAGGATCTCCAGAAAGCCACCCGGGCCGAAGGTGTGCTGGGAGAACAGATCGTAGATCCGGATGCAGGCTGCCATGGGGTTCGGGGACGCCGTCCGGATGGCATCCACCTTCCACTGGAGCTGCCGCAGCCGGTGGCGGTATTCCGGGGCGCCGCTGCTGATCACCTTCTCGATGGCCAGCTGGCGCTTGGCCTCGAAGGCCTCGGGATCGGCCACCGCCAGAGACGACCATTCCTCAAAATCGAAATCCTCGGCATGTTCCATTTCGGCACCCGTTTTTCAGCCAGTTCAATGGCCCACCTTTCCGGAAGGCGCGGCCCGATGGAGGGTAACGGATCCGGAGCTCCG
Proteins encoded in this region:
- a CDS encoding DUF3135 domain-containing protein, whose protein sequence is MEHAEDFDFEEWSSLAVADPEAFEAKRQLAIEKVISSGAPEYRHRLRQLQWKVDAIRTASPNPMAACIRIYDLFSQHTFGPGGFLEILQQVSGGAWEHMGERPVRPLAAVLPLAPCRN